A window of the Branchiostoma floridae strain S238N-H82 chromosome 12, Bfl_VNyyK, whole genome shotgun sequence genome harbors these coding sequences:
- the LOC118427663 gene encoding calmodulin-A-like: protein MAGTKGHASTDRLTEEQIAEYRQAFDMFDQNGDGHITTAELGNVLRALGQNPTDAELRDMIKKADVDGDGTTNFSEFLRLVSRKSTRENTEQELLDAFRAFDKDGNGYITKRELRHVMSSLGTELTEEELMKIIREADRDGDGQISYQEFVKAVAMK, encoded by the exons ATGGCAGGAACAAAG GGACATGCGAGCACTGACCGACTGACGGAGGAACAGATAGCCGAGTACAGGCAGGCTTTCGATATGTTTGAccaaaacggagatgggcacatCACCACTGCCGAGTTGGGAAACGTGCTGCGGGCGCTGGGGCAGAACCCAACTGACGCCGAGCTTCGG GATATGATAAAGAAGGCTGACGTGGATGGCGATGGAACCACTAATTTCTCGGAATTCCTGCGCCTCGTTTCTCGAAAGAGCACACGAGAAAACACGGAACAGGAGCTACTGGATGCATTCCGTGCATTCGACAAG GATGGTAACGGGTACATCACTAAGAGGGAGCTGCGTCACGTGATGTCCAGCCTGGGGACGGAGCTGACGGAGGAAGAGTTGATGAAGATAATCCGGGAGGCAGACAGGGATGGGGATGGGCAG ATCAGCTATCAAGAGTTCGTCAAGGCGGTGGCCATGAAATAA
- the LOC118427667 gene encoding calmodulin-A-like codes for MAEQEKQDLKRQVEQFLMNDQDGSGTVTAQELIDFVYKMGGNISEEQKQEYRDWVKAVDTSGDGAVSVKEFLAMMNSGSSPLTDTFKQFDKDGSGYITKDEIRKGMSENGQELGDEELDEMMKEIDTDGDGKVRLEDFILISISNLKQTCFLVCYVIPEQLWANM; via the exons ATGGCAGAACAAGAGAAACAAGATCTGAAGAGACAGGTTGAACAATTCCTGATGAATGACCAGGATGGCAGCGGCACAGTTACTGCTCAGGAGCTCATAGATTTCGTGTATAAGATGGGCGGCAACATATCTGAGGAACAGAAGCAG GAGTACCGTGATTGGGTAAAGGCTGTTGACACCAGCGGAGATGGAGCCGTGAGCGTCAAGGAATTTCTTGCCATGATGAATTCTGGATCCTCGCCGCTCACTGATACTTTCAAGCAGTTTGACAAG GACGGTAGCGGCTACATCACCAAGGATGAAATTCGCAAGGGCATGTCTGAGAATGGCCAAGAGCTGGGCGACGAAGAGCTGGATGAGATGATGAAGGAAATAGATACTGACGGAGATGGGAAGGTCAGACTTGAAGACTTTATACTCATATCTATATCTAAtctaaaacaaacatgttttcttgtgtgttacGTGATTCCAGAACAATTATGGGCTAATATGTAA
- the LOC118427670 gene encoding calmodulin-like protein 5: protein MALPADENPYEQIKRFFLSDDNLDGKVTAEELIKFADKMDENISEEKKQEYRDWVKTIDTDGDGAVSVQEFFVLVEKEIKPYIFKQFDKDGSGYITKDELRQGMAAEGREVTDEELDLALKEMDTDKDGKINYEEFAKSINM, encoded by the exons ATGGCGTTACCAGCAGATGAAAATCCGTACGAACAGATCAAACGATTCTTTCTAAGTGACGACAACTTGGATGGCAAAGTCACCGCTGAGGAGCTCATCAAGTTCGCGGATAAAATGGACGAGAACATATCCGAGGAAAAGAAGCAG GAGTACCGTGATTGGGTAAAGACTATTGACACCGACGGAGATGGAGCCGTGAGCGTCCAGGAATTTTTCGTCTTGGTGGAAAAGGAAATTAAGCCGTACATTTTCAAGCAGTTTGACAAG GACGGTAGCGGCTACATCACCAAGGACGAACTCCGTCAGGGCATGGCTGCGGAGGGCAGGGAGGTGACTGACGAAGAGCTGGATCTGGCGCTGAAGGAAATGGATACTGATAAAGATGGAAAG ATCAACTATGAAGAGTTCGCTAAGTCGATCAATATGTAG
- the LOC118426945 gene encoding calmodulin-like: MAGTKGKGYADQLTEEQISEFKEAFSLFDKDGDGVITTKELGTVMRSLGQNPTEVELTEMVTKLYAXXXXXXXXXXXXXXXXXXXXXXXXXXXXXXXXXXMEEVDSENELREAFLVFDRYDGNGYISAAELRHVMTNLGEKLTDEEVDEMIREADIDGDGQINYEEFVTMMISK, from the exons atggccgGAACCAAGGGAAAA GGATATGCTGACCAACTAACAGAGGAGCAGATCTCAGAATTCAAGGAAGCCTTCTCTTTGTTCGACAAAGATGGGGACGGTGTTATCACTACAAAGGAGCTGGGGACTGTCATGAGATCGCTGGGTCAGAATCCAACTGAAGTAGAACTGACCG AAATGGTGACAAAACTGTATGCTGNNNNNNNNNNNNNNNNNNNNNNNNNNNNNNNNNNNNNNNNNNNNNNNNNNNNNNNNNNNNNNNNNNNNNNNNNNNNNNNNNNNNNNNNNNNNNNNNNNNNGATGGAAGAAGTGGACAGCGAAAACGAGCTACGGGAAGCTTTTCTTGTGTTTGACAGGTAC GATGGAAACGGCTACATCAGTGCTGCGGAGCTGCGTCACGTGATGACCAACCTGGGAGAGAAGCTGACAGATGAAGAGGTGGATGAGATGATCCGAGAGGCTGACATCGACGGAGATGGACAG ATCAACTACGAAGAGTTCGTGACGATGATGATATCCAAGTAG